From the Candidatus Binataceae bacterium genome, the window CCCAGCGTCATCGTGCCGTGCATCACCATCACCGCCCCCACCCAAATCACCACCGTAGGCATGCTGCGGGTGAACAGCTGGATGAGCATCTCCTGACGCGCGGCGAGTCTGACCTTGTCGATGGTGCGCGCAAAGAGCTCGCGGTTGCGCTCACGAAACTGGCCGACTTCGTACTCCTCGCGCGAGAACGCCTTGATCGTGGCCGCTCCGGCGACCCGCTCGTGAACCTCGCCCGAGATAACCTCGGCCGCCTGCTGCATCCGATGACTCACCGCTTTGATCCGCGGCGAGAAGTAGCGCATGAAGGTCACCCAGACCGGGGCGATGCAGAGCGCCACCACTGCCAGGCGCCAGTCAAGCGCAAACAGCACGCCCACCACCAGGCTGAGCGAGATCCCATCCATCCAGACGTCGATCAGCGCCGAATTGACCAGCTCGTGGGCTTGGGAGACGTCGTTGAGGACGCGCGAGACGATCGCGCCGGAAGGGTTGCGATCGAAAAACGAATGCGGCAATGCCTGGAGATGCGCAAACAGCCGACACTGGAGCTCGTAGATGAGCCGGTTGCCGGCCACTCCCGCCCAGTAGTTGCGGTAGTAGCTTGCCACCGACTGGATCGCGTAGAGAACAAGCATCGCGATGCTGAGCGCGGCCAGCTTGTCTTCGGCGCCGGCGCCGAGCCCTGCCATCGCTGCCAGCGCCGCGCATCCGTGGTCGATCGCGAGATTGATACCGTCCAGCTTCGGCGGGGCGGCAAGCAAGACGTCAACGACGTACTTGAAGGCGAGCGGAAAGGCCAACGGCAAGGTGAATTTGCCCACCCCCATCAGCGCTGCACCCACCACCAACCGCAGATGGGGTTTGACGAAGGACAAGAAACGGATCAGGGGTGAAGAATGGGTAGCTGCCTTGGAGTCCATGAAGACCTCAAACCCCCCGGATCCATGCGATGAAATGCCAGAATGGTTTATGCGGGAGCCTGCGACGGGGACTGACGCAAGCCGCATGCCTCACGTCGAACCGGTTCAATCCGCGTCTTCGTTGCTTTTGTTATGCAGATCGCGCGGAGCAATGCACGATAACGTCTAGCCCCTAACCTATATCGGAAAACGGATGCTTGCCTTGCCTGCCTCGCCGGCGCTCGCCCTTCGGCGATCGGCGAACCGAGAATCCGCGACCGCCCGCGGGGCGCGCGGCTGCGCAGACCGGGGCGCCGCCAGCGCCAATGGCAGAGATGAGGGCGGCGCGTCCTCGGGCACGGCGATTATCGCTGCAATTGTCCTGCTCCTCATCTACCAAGGATACAGCTTGTCGATCGTCGGTGTCGCAGCGCCTTGGATCGCCAAGAGCTTCTCGCTCAACGAGGCGCAGCTCGCTGAACTATTTGCCTGGATTTCGATTTCGGCGCTCGGCGCACTTGGGCTTGCTCGCCTGGCAGACCGCGTGGGCCGGCGGCTAATCATCCTTGCAAGTCTCGCCCTGACTCCGCTGTTTGCGCTGGGCGCAGCGCTGGCGCGCAGCCCCAAGCCCTTCGCCGTCTTCGAGATCCTGATTTCCGCCCTCTTGGGGGGTTCGGTGTCCTCGGCGATAGCCCTGCTGGCAGAGGAGCTGCCGGGCGAGCGCCGGGCGGCGGGCCAGGCTTTTGCCGCCTTCGCGAGTGCGCTAGGAGGCGTTCTCAGCTATATCGTGATTCCTTTCCTGCTCCAGTGGGGATACTCGTGGCGATGGCTGCTGGCGCCGTGTGTGGCGGGGTTGGCGTTGGTGCTTCCGGTGGCGCGGATGCTGCCGGTGGACGGCCGCTGGGCGCGCCTGGCTGCCGCGCGTCAGGCGGGCGCGAGCCATATCTACGACGTTTTCGGTCACCTCTATCGGCGCAGGGCGCTGACGTTGCTCGGGTGTGCCGCGCTCGATTCGATGGCGGGGACTGCGGTCAATGGCTGGCTGTATTTCGAGGCGGTCTCGGTAATTGGTCTTTCGCCCCAGCAGGCCAGCACCCTGGTGGTCGTCGGGATGCTGGTGGGGATGGCAGGCTTTCCGGTGGGCGCATGGACCTCCAACCGTTTCGGCCGCGTGCCGACCGTCACCTACGTGGGCGGTGCGGCGTGGCTCGGCGCATTGGCTTTCTATTGGGGCCCGCCAAACCTGGTGACGTGGCCGCTGACATGGCTGCTGGTCGCCTATTGCTGGTTCAAACTCGCATCGAGCGTGATGACGGTCGGAGCGAATTCCGCCGCGACGGAGCTTTTCCCGGCGACATTGCGCACGACGATGATTGGATGGCAGGGGATTACCGGAGCGGTGTTCTCCATGTTTGCACAGGTCCTGATCGCGGCGCTGATCGCTCCCTTGGGAGGCCTGACTCGCGTGGTCGGATACTTCGCGCTCCTTGGCTTTCCCAGCGCCGCGCTCTTCGGCCTGTTTATCGATGAGACGCGCGGGTTGCCGCTCGAGGTCGCGGCCAAGGAAGCTGAGTGGGCCGGCGCGCAGGCTGGCGGGCTGGTCAACAGCGACCGCGCCGCTGAGCGTGGAGCGTCTGACTAGAGATGGCGCAGAGGCCGAAGACAACGGGTGGGCTTCGGCTGGCAGCGCTGGTTGCGCTTGCCATCTTTGGGACCCTGGCCGGGCGGAGCACGAGCGCTGCGGCTCGCCATGACGCGTCGCACCATCGCCGGCATGGCCGGCTCACCACCCCGTCGCCGACGCCGTCGCCCACTCGGTCTCCGACTCCCACGCCGACGCCGGTGCCGGTCGTCCTGATCACCGGTGGAACCGGAATCGTCGACGTCGCGCCGACCGGCGAAAGCCCCGCCGTGCTCAACACGGCCGAGATTTACGACCCCGTGGGCGGTGAGTTTCTGCCGATCTCGCCGATGACGACCCAACGCGACCGCCACAGCGCGACAGCGCTGCCCGACGGCAGGGTGTTTATCGTTGGCGGCGTCGATACGGTGCTGGTCCCGCTCGCATCGTTTCCGGGCCCCGCGATGCCGTGGATTCTGCGCTCGACCGAAATCTTCGATCCGTCGGACGGCCGCTTCACCGCCGCGGCCAACATGGCGGCTGCCCGCGATGAGCCGACTGCCACGGTGCTCAACAACGGCGACGTGCTGGTCGTCGGCGGCGGCGAAAGCGAGGCGGAACTCTACGTTCCCGCAACGGGCAAGTTTGCCCCGACTGGCGCGCTGGTCCTCGGGGGCCGATACGGACAAACCGCGACCCGCCTGAGTGACGGCAAGGTCCTGATAGTCGGCGGCGGTTCGGAGCAGGCCGAGATCTACGACCCGGCAACCGGCCAATTCAACGCGACGGGCAAGATGGAGAACAACCGCATCTACCATAGCGCCACGTTGCTGCCCGACGGCCGCGTTCTGATCGCTGGCGGCAGCCAGTATTCGCGCAGCGCCGCGCTCGACACCACGGAAATCTACGATCCCCGCACCGGCCTGTTTACCGCCGGTCCCAGGATGAGCGAGCCGCGCGCCGGGCATACCACGACGTTGCTCAAGGACGGCCGCGTATTGATCGCCGGCGGCAATCCCGACGCCTCAGCCGAGCTTTACGACCCCGCCGAGGACGCCTTCGTCGCGACGCTGCGGATGACCGCGGCACGCTACGGCCATAGCGCAACTCTGCTGCCCGACGGTCGGGTGCTGATCGCAGGCGGATGGAATCAGAACTACCGGCCCCAAGCCAGCGCCGAGCTGTACGACCCTTCGGTCCGCGGCTTCGTTCCCACCGGCGACATGACGCAGCCACGCGAGGGCCATACCGCCACCCTCATCCACGTGCAATGGCCGGTGCGCTGGGTCAGACCAACACCAACTCCGACGCCGAGCCCAACTCCCACGCCGCGCCCGACCGCTACGTCAAGCCCGACACCGACCCCAAAGTCGACCCGTAGCCCGACCGCGAGGTCGACAGCCGGGAGTACTCCGACACCGCACGCGACGCCTGCGGTCGCGCCGACCACCCGTCGGCCGACGCACCGGCGGGCGAAGCCAACGGCTAAGCCGTCCGCGTCGGCGGCCGCGAGTTCTACTGGCGCGCAGCCATCGCCAGCGCCCTAACTCCCGTGTGCGCCTGCTCGATCAATCGGCGATAGACGTGCTCGTAGCGGTCAACCATCGCCTCCACCGCGAAGCGCTTTTCAAACTCGCGCCGGCATCCTTCGCGCGGGATCGTGTCCACGCGCTTGATCGCTGCGACCAGTTCGTCGGCGCCGCCGGCGATAAGCCCGGTGACCCCCGGCGTGATGATTTCCGGCACCGAACCGCAGGGGCGCGCGATAACCGGCGTCCCGCACGCCATCGCTTCGATCATCGCGAGCCCGAACGGCTCGGGCCAATCGATGGTGAACAGCAGGGCGAGCGCATTGCCGAGGAACTCGCTCTTCTCGCCTTCGCTGATCTCGCCGATATACTCGATCTCCGGCGGCGCAAGGCGCGGCTTGATCACAGTCTCGAAGTATTCGCGATCCACCACGTCAACCTTGGCCGCGATCTTGAACGGGATCCCGGCGCGTCGCGCGACGTCGATCGCGATGTCGGGCCGCTTTTCCGGCGAGATGCGGCCGAGGAAGGCGAGGTACTTGCCGGGCCGCGGGTTGAAGCGCAAGAGCTCGCGCGGCAGCCCGTGGTAAACTGTTGCCACCCAGTTCATGAACGCCAGCGGCGCGCGCTGCGCGTCGCTGATCGAGACCAGCGGCATCGTGCGGTAACGCTGGTAGACCGGACGCAGCTCTTCGATATCGAGCCGCCCGTGCATCGTCGCCACCGTCGGCACCTGCGGCGTCAGCCGCGCGAAGGGGAACGTCCAGTAGTCGATATGCGAATGGATAACGTCGAAGCGTTCGGCCGCGCCTTCGTACACGTCGCTCAGCATCGGGAGCTGGAGAAAAGCGCCGAGCTCGGGTTTGCCCATCAGCCGTAGCGCCTGCGGACACCCCGGCGCGAGGCGCGCCTTGGTGATCGAATCGCCCGAGGCAAACAGCGTAACGTCGTGTCCCCGGCGCACCAGTTCCTCGGTAATGTAAGACACCACGCGCTCAGTTCCGCCGTAGAGCTTGGGTGGAACCCGTTCGTAAAGCGGCGCGATTTGCGCGATCCGCAACGGGCGTGCGGCGCGCGTGTGAGCGCCGCTCGCATCCTTGGCTTGGTCCATGCTGTACTCCTGAAGGAAAGATGAATCGCGGCGGCGCCGGGCCCAACATCGGCGGTCACCATGCCTTCCATGGTGACGTAGATGACGTGGTGACGGAAGCGTTCAATGAAACTCGACGTTCGCGCCGCGTCGGCGACGGCCGGCCGCGGCTGTCATGAAATCCACCAGCTCGCGGGGGTGACGCGCGATGAAAGCGATGGCGGTGTATGCGCCAGCGGCGATCGAGACCAACCCGCTGCGCGCGATCGAAATTGCCGAGCCCGAGCCCGGGCCGCGTGAAATCTGCGTGCGGATCCGCACCTGCGGGGTATGTCGCACCGACCTGCACGTCGCCGAGGGCGACCTGCCGCCGCGCCATCCACGCATAATTCCCGGCCATGAGATCGTCGGGACGGTCGCGCGACGCGGCGAGGGCTGCACGCGCTTCGCGCCGGGCGCGCGCGTCGGGGTGGCCTGGCTGCGCGAAACCTGCGGCGCGTGCGCATATTGCCGGCGCGGCCGCGAGAATCTCTGCCCCAACGCGCGCTTCACCGGCTACGATCACGACGGCGGCTACGCGGAGTATGCCGTCGTCCGCGAGGACTTCGCTTACGCGATTCCCGACGCGCTCGGCGACGAGGCGGCGGCGCCGCTGATGTGCGCCGGGATAATCGGCTATCGCGCGATCCGCCGCGCCGACGTCCGTCCGGGCGCAACTGTCGGGCTCTACGGCTTCGGCGGCTCGGCCCATATCGCGATCCAGGTGCTCAAGCATTGGAAATGCCGCGTGTTTGTGATGAGCCGCGGCGGCCGCCATCAGGAGCTAGCCGAAACGCTCGGCGCCGACTGGGTCGGCCCGGCCGCCGCGGCCCCGCCGGCCCGGCTCGAGGCGGCGATCCTGTTTGCTCCCGCCGGAGAGCTGGTGCCGCCGGCGCTGGAGGCGCTCGATCGCGGTGGCGTGCTGGCGGTCGCCGGAATTTATCTGAGCCCGGTGCCGGCGCTCGACTACGAGCGCCACCTGTTTTACGAGCGCGAGCTGCGCAGCGTGACTGCCAACACGCGCGCCGACGCCGAGGAGTTCCTCCGGCTCGCGGGCGAGATCCCCGTGCGCACGCATACGTTGGGGATGGCGCTGGGCGAGGCCAACCGCGCGCTCAACATGCTCAAGCACGACGAACTCAAGGGCGCCGCCGTGCTCCACGCCACCTGAGCCTCTCTTTTTGTTTTGCGCTGCGGGCGTACCGCTTTTAGTGGAGCGAGCGTCCCGGCCCGCGGGGCGGTTTGCGCCTTTCGCCGCTTGGCGTCTTTCATTGACCTCTTGGTCAGACGGCTGATAGCGTTGCGATGATTATTCACGGCTTTTTCGACGCCTCGAGGTAAGAATGCCCACGCTCAAGAGCGAGCTTGATAAGGGAGAGGCCAATGCGCTCGGCGACGCCGCGGTCCTGACCCGGGTAGACAAAGCGATCGCATGGGCGCGCAAGTTTTCGATTTTCCCCTATCCGTTCGCGACCGCCTGCTGCGCGATGGAGTACATGT encodes:
- a CDS encoding MFS transporter, encoding MLALPASPALALRRSANRESATARGARGCADRGAASANGRDEGGASSGTAIIAAIVLLLIYQGYSLSIVGVAAPWIAKSFSLNEAQLAELFAWISISALGALGLARLADRVGRRLIILASLALTPLFALGAALARSPKPFAVFEILISALLGGSVSSAIALLAEELPGERRAAGQAFAAFASALGGVLSYIVIPFLLQWGYSWRWLLAPCVAGLALVLPVARMLPVDGRWARLAAARQAGASHIYDVFGHLYRRRALTLLGCAALDSMAGTAVNGWLYFEAVSVIGLSPQQASTLVVVGMLVGMAGFPVGAWTSNRFGRVPTVTYVGGAAWLGALAFYWGPPNLVTWPLTWLLVAYCWFKLASSVMTVGANSAATELFPATLRTTMIGWQGITGAVFSMFAQVLIAALIAPLGGLTRVVGYFALLGFPSAALFGLFIDETRGLPLEVAAKEAEWAGAQAGGLVNSDRAAERGASD
- a CDS encoding kelch repeat-containing protein, translating into MPVVLITGGTGIVDVAPTGESPAVLNTAEIYDPVGGEFLPISPMTTQRDRHSATALPDGRVFIVGGVDTVLVPLASFPGPAMPWILRSTEIFDPSDGRFTAAANMAAARDEPTATVLNNGDVLVVGGGESEAELYVPATGKFAPTGALVLGGRYGQTATRLSDGKVLIVGGGSEQAEIYDPATGQFNATGKMENNRIYHSATLLPDGRVLIAGGSQYSRSAALDTTEIYDPRTGLFTAGPRMSEPRAGHTTTLLKDGRVLIAGGNPDASAELYDPAEDAFVATLRMTAARYGHSATLLPDGRVLIAGGWNQNYRPQASAELYDPSVRGFVPTGDMTQPREGHTATLIHVQWPVRWVRPTPTPTPSPTPTPRPTATSSPTPTPKSTRSPTARSTAGSTPTPHATPAVAPTTRRPTHRRAKPTAKPSASAAASSTGAQPSPAP
- a CDS encoding glycosyltransferase family 4 protein, whose product is MDQAKDASGAHTRAARPLRIAQIAPLYERVPPKLYGGTERVVSYITEELVRRGHDVTLFASGDSITKARLAPGCPQALRLMGKPELGAFLQLPMLSDVYEGAAERFDVIHSHIDYWTFPFARLTPQVPTVATMHGRLDIEELRPVYQRYRTMPLVSISDAQRAPLAFMNWVATVYHGLPRELLRFNPRPGKYLAFLGRISPEKRPDIAIDVARRAGIPFKIAAKVDVVDREYFETVIKPRLAPPEIEYIGEISEGEKSEFLGNALALLFTIDWPEPFGLAMIEAMACGTPVIARPCGSVPEIITPGVTGLIAGGADELVAAIKRVDTIPREGCRREFEKRFAVEAMVDRYEHVYRRLIEQAHTGVRALAMAARQ
- a CDS encoding zinc-dependent alcohol dehydrogenase family protein, with product MKAMAVYAPAAIETNPLRAIEIAEPEPGPREICVRIRTCGVCRTDLHVAEGDLPPRHPRIIPGHEIVGTVARRGEGCTRFAPGARVGVAWLRETCGACAYCRRGRENLCPNARFTGYDHDGGYAEYAVVREDFAYAIPDALGDEAAAPLMCAGIIGYRAIRRADVRPGATVGLYGFGGSAHIAIQVLKHWKCRVFVMSRGGRHQELAETLGADWVGPAAAAPPARLEAAILFAPAGELVPPALEALDRGGVLAVAGIYLSPVPALDYERHLFYERELRSVTANTRADAEEFLRLAGEIPVRTHTLGMALGEANRALNMLKHDELKGAAVLHAT